TAGATACTATTTAAACAATCCTTACTTGTAAGGATGTGATAATAAAAATATAGAGAATGAGTTACTGTTATGAGTAAAGATTTTTCGCCTTTCGATAATTCACCTATAAAGGGAATACACTATAGATGGACAATATTAGCTGCAATGGGAGATTATCTAGATGCTGGATCAATAGTAGCTGGTGGAGCATCTCTAACTTTCTGGATTACATATTTCCATTTAGCTTCGTTAGTTCAAGGACTTATAGCAGCATTAGGACCTAATGCATTTGGAGCATTTATAGGAGCTTTAATAGCTGGACCTTTAGGAGACAGATTTGGGAGAAAAGCAATATACACTTACGACTTGATAATTTTACTTATAGGTGCAATAATAGTCACAGCTAGTACTAATATATTTATGCTAATTCCTGGTTATATATTAATAGGACTTGCAGTAGGTATTGACGTTCCTACATCTTGGTCGTTGATAGCCGAATACGCTCCAAAAGTAGGTAGAGGCAAATTAATGTCTTTTACTAATATTTTTTGGTATATTGGACCTATAGTTATTCTAATCTTGGGAATAGCTACTTCGCCTCTAGGAGTAAACTCATTTAGAGTATTATTCGGAAGCTTGGCTCTAGTGGCTGCAGTAACATGGATATTAAGAAGAGGTATGATAGAGTCACCTAGATGGTCTGCAGTAAAAGGAAAAGAAACTGAAGTAAAGAAAGCAATGGAAAAACTAGGAGTTTCGCCTACTAGCATAGACAAAGATTCTCAATCTTCAAATTCACAACCTATTCCGTCTAGTTCTATGAATACTTCAAATGTAAATACTGCGAATGTAACTTCTAGTAAGATATCTATCTCTAGGCTACTTAAAGGATTTGCTTTCATTATACCTATTTATATTCTATGGGGAGTACCTGCAGGCACATTTGGATTCTTCTTACCTTTCTTCGTAGAAGATTTAGGCAGTAAAAGTGTTGTTCTGGGAGATGTAGTAGATATAGGATGGTTTGCTACTGCAATTATAGGAATATTAGCTATAACTATGCCATTCTCAGATAAAATAAGCAGAAGAATTCTTTATGCTATTTCCGCTTTAGTATGTGCAGTTTCATTTGCTATACCAATAACACTTCCTTTCAAAATTTTAGCAGTTGCAGCTGCTAACGTTATTCTATTCGGTTTTGGACAAGGTATCGGATTATGGCCTATAACGAGGATGTGGTCAGTAGAGCTATTTCCTACTGAAATAAGAAATACCGCCCAAGGAATAACATGGGCTTCAATGAGATTTGCTATAGGCGTATGGAGCTTATTTGTACCAACAATACTTAGTATAATAGGCTATTCAGCTATAGCTGCAATATTCACTGCGTTCTTCATTGCAGCAGCAATAATAGGAGGATTATATGGACCTAAATCGCAGGGAAAATCCTTGGAAACAGTACTAAAGGAATTCTATGGTGAAACATAACCTTACAAGATAGGTTTCTCTTTTTTAATTTTGAACCCTATATTATTTTTATGGAAAAGTTAATTACAGAAGGCGATTTGTCAATATTAAAAAATAAAGATATAGCTGTAATAGGATATGGGAATCAAGGATCAGCTCAAGCAACAATAATGAAAGATAATGGACTAAACGTAATTGTTGGAAATATTAGAGACGAGTATGCAAAGAAAGCTGAAAAAGATGGCTTTAAGGTTTATGATATACCAGAAGCTTTTGAAAGAGCAGACTTAGTTTTAATGCTAATTCCTGATGAAGTTGCTCCAGAAGTTTACAAATCTGTCGAAAGTATAGTAAATAAAAAGGAGGGCTTAATTTTAGATTTTGCCTCTGGTTACAATGTTGCTTTTGGTTTTATTTCTCCACCAAAAACTTCTGATGTAATAATGGTTGCTCCAAGGATGATAGGAGAAGGAGAATTACTACTTCACAAGCAAGGAAAAGGATATCCAGTTTTTCTAGGAGTTAAAAACGATTATTCTGGTAAAGCTTGGGAATATGCTAAAGCTTTAGCAGTAGGTATAGGAGCAATAGGAAAACCTGGTGGAATAGCAGTTAAGTCGTCTTTTGAAGAAGAGGCTCTATTAGATTTATTGAGTGAACATACATGGGCTCCTATTCTTGTAGCATCTATAAAGGCATACTTTGATATTGTTACTGAAAAATATGGTGCGTCACCAGAAGCTGCTATATTAGAACTTTACGCGTCTGGAGAATTGGCTGAAATAGCAAGAGCTATGGCAGATGTAGGAATATTTAAACAAATGAAATTTCACTCTACCACAAGCCAATATGGACAATTTAGTAGAGCGGAAAAGTACTATGATATTCTGAGAAGGATTACTGAAGATGAGGCAGAAAAAATATGGAATGGAGAATTTGCTAAGGAATGGAGTTTAGAACAGATTGCTGGCAAACCAGTATTAAATAGACTATGGAATATATATACTGAAAGTAAATTATCTAAATCGGAAGAATCACTCTATAAAATTTTAGGAAGAGACAAGAATGAATAAGAATCAGTAATGCTAGAAACAATTTTTCTTTTCTTACTTATTGAATTAAGTTTTTATGAGTTAAAAGGAAGAAGTAGATTTGTTCAACTTTGCTTTATAATTCAAAAGAAATGTGTTTAATTTTTTCTACCTTGGTTTTCATGATTTGTTCTTAATAAATTTATATAGATAATTAAAAATATAATAGCATTTTTATTATTAGTTTTAAAGTTATTGAAATAAAAAGTCAATTTATACCTATAACCTTTTAACAGCCTCTTTATAAACTGGATCTAAAAAGTCATAATTGTAAATTATACTCATATTTTCAAGTTGTTGCAAAATATTACTTAAGGTACTAGATGATAATGTTGAATTCTCTCTTTTACTAAGACAATCATATAACTTAGTCCAAGAATTGTTTCCTTCAGAAATACATTTTAATGTATTCTTATATCTTTTAGCTACAATTTCTGAAACATTTCTTTTACTTTCAATTAGGTTTGAAATCTCATTAACAGCTATTCTTATGCTAATTTCCTTAACTTCCTCTATGCTCTTTCCTGAAATAATATAGTTACCAGCTAAGGTTAACCAGCCTGGGATTCCATCAAAGAAATTTATAATTTCTTCTATTGTGCTTTCATTGGCTTCTTTCTTGTTCTCTTCAAATCCTTTTTTCAAAAACTCTATTCCTTTTTCCTTTGAAAATCTATCAAGTTTTATTTCATAAAAATATCTACCATAAAGAGGAGATTTATCATTTTCTATTCCTATTAAGTCATATAATAATCCAACTTCTGATCCAGTTAAAATGAAAGTTAAATTTCTATCATAGTCATAAGCATGCGCAATAGCCTCCTTAACTTCTCTTGATAAAGGCCCTCTTAACCTTTGAGCTTCATCAATAGCTATTATAATTCTCTTCTGATTCAAATGATCGAAAAGATCAGCCAAAGAAACGTAATTTTTTCCCTTCCATGAAAGTTCCACTGATGTTCCTAAAATACTTACACCCCTAATATTTCTTATAATATCAGCTATTTTATCTAGGGAGGAAGACAAAGCTTGAGAGAATAACTCGTATATATCCTTCCATCCATAATTATCTTTTAGCTTTCTAGCATCTATTAAAATGAATGGAAGTTTACTTTCATTTAACGCAACTAAGAGAAGAGAAGTTTTACCAATTCTTCTTACGCCGGAAAGAACAATTAACGGTCTATATATGTTCGTAAGAAGTCCATTTAATTCATTCTCCCTATCGAATAGGTCTTCTCTTTTTGTTTTAGGTCTTTCATCAAATAACAACTTCAGCCCCTGTATATATATTCTGGGGGTGAAGTACTAAAATTTTGTTATAATGATACACTATACTTTCATAATAATCTGTTTTTGATGCTAATAATCATAAAAGTATAATAATTAAGGAAAACTATTGAGATTATTGATGAGATTTTCTTTATAGTAGAGGTTAATGTACTTATATTAGTTCAACGTTATTTATCATAAGTTAAAAAATGAGTAAAATCTAATACTATTCATGGAATTAGCTACTTTAGGTGGAGGATGCTTCTGGTGTACGGAAGCAGTATATTCTAGAGTTAAAGGAGTAATTAGCGTAAAACCTGGATATTCTGGTGGTCACGTTCCAAATCCTACATACGAAGATGTATGCACGGATAAGACTGGACATGCAGAAGTTGTACAAATAACATTTGATCCTTCAATAATTTCTTATAAAGAAATCTTAGAAATATTTTTTGCTATTCATGATCCAACTACTCTAAATAGACAAGGAAATGATGTAGGTACACAATATAGATCAATAATACTTTATCACAATGAAGAGCAAAGAAAAATTGCTGAAGAGATGATTAAAGAAGTAGAAAAAGAATTAGGCAAAAAAGTTGTAACTGAATTAAAACCTTTTGAAGCATTTTATGAAGCCGAGGACTATCATCATAATTTTTATGATAAACATAGAAATTATCCTTATTGTAAACTGGTAATAGATCCAAAAATTAAAAAATTCTTGAAATATTTTCCTAACAAAGTAAAAATAACTGAAAACGCTCAGTCGTAATATTTTTCTTAATTATTTCTTATCTATGAGTTTTTTTATTAAAGTAAAATGAGAACTTATATTTGTTTATTTAACTTTTAAAGTGTTATAAGTAAGTTCTAACTATTTTTCAAGAATATAATGTATTATGAGAAATAAACAATAAAAAAGTCTTTAAATGATAAACTTGTATATACTTTTATGTATAAAGATATAATAATATATACTTTTATGGTGATAAATAATGCCTAAAATAAGAGTATCTACACTGTACTTCCTTTTAGCATTAGTATGGCTAGGGATTACAGGCATTGGAGCTATGAATATTAGAACTTATTTGACAAATGAAGGATCAATAAAATTTGATGAAATCTATTACTTCTTTTTAACTCTACATGGAGATTCTGGTATGATAGCTTTTATTCAATTTTCTACATTAGCTATAATACTTTTCTTCTTGGAGAGAAGTCAGACAAAATTGTCATTTCATTTATTGCTATTTTCTTCAGTCTTTACAAATTTAGGCTTAATAATGTATTTCTTAGGCGGTCCAATTATAGGATGGTATATGTTATATCCCTTAAGCACCCAATCTTTCAATTTTATAGGAATTTATGGAAAATATTTTTGGATAAGCTATCTAGGAATTCTAATAGAATCGTTAAGTGTAGAAATAGCTGGAATTTACTTGCTCCTAAAAATGGAAAATAATTTGAAAAATATCGCTTATATATTTCCTTTAATATCATTGATCTTAATTGTATTTTCAGTACCATTCTTAAGTAGTGTTTCTATACTTTACATTCTACATGTTCTAATAAAATTGAAATTTTCAGCCATCTTACTGACATCACTATTTTGGGAATATGCTTCGCCGTCAACTTATTATCTTACAATTGGAATCCTAGGAGTTTTAACTTACATTATGAAGCCATTTAGCTTAAAATGGATTAATTGGTCTAAATATCCCGTTAGCATATTGCCTTTCGCAATCTTTGCTAATCATTTACAAACTTGGCCAATTAGTATTTATCTTAGAGAATTTTCTGATTTTTGTAGCATAATACTTTCAGGATTTCTTGGAATAATATTCTTAAATCTAGTAATTCCTTTATTTTACGAAAGAATGTTTAGTTTTACAAAGGTTTTAGGCATTGTATGTTTGATAGGATTTTTAGCTTCATCATTTTCATTTGTTTTACCATTTAATACTATTGATCCTTTCTTACATAATACGTACTATGTTGTAGGAAGTTTTCATTCAATAGTTTGGGATTTCCTAATACCTGGCTTTACTTTAGCGTTTTACCTTTTAGTTATAGGGGAAAATGGAGATAATAAAAAAATAGACAAATTAGTATTATCAGGTATAATAGGATGGGAATTATCATCTACTGCATTAGCTATTCTAATGATGTATGATGGATATTCTGGATTAATAAGGAGAGAAGTTTTATTCCCTCAATTATTCTTACCTTCCATGGTTACTATGTCGTTCTTAGCTTTTGTAGCAATAACGAGTTTAGGGGTATCGTATTCTGCTATACTGTCTAAAATGATTCTCTCCATTAGACCAAAATCTGAAGCGATAGAAAAATATATTTTAAAAGTGAAAAATAGAATATAAAAACTCTATTTTATTTTTTTCCAGATAATATCAGTAATAAGCTAAGTGTAATCGTTATTAATAATATTCCTATTATTCCTCCTAATATTACAAAATTAAGTGATGTTACTAAATTCTCAGTTATACTACGATTTACCGTGATAAAAGAGTTTACTGGAACTTTATACGTGCCTTCGAACTCTCCACTCTCATAGAAAGGAAGTTTAGCACTTAAGTAAATACTACTTCCAGCATTATACCATTTCGATACGCCGTTTATAGTAACTAGATATTGCTTTTCTATTTTAATGACAATATTAAGCGGTTTATTCACTAAATATGAGAGTTGATAAGATGCTATAACATATCTCTCTGTAGGACTTATTTGATACTGAGTCAATATAAATATTCTCGTACTATCATTATACCAAGAAGAGTTCAAGTAAGTTTCTTTTCCATTTATAATTGCTTTAATAGGTATTTTGGACGTAACATTTACATAGAACTGTAGAACCTCATTAACTGAAACATTTAATGGAGACGTAACGGATATATTAAAAGCAGGGTTTACAGAAATTACAAAAATTCTCTCCGACGGTATCTGGGTAACATTATGTAGAAAAATTATACCGAAAAATTTAGGAATAGTACTAATATTAATATAAATATGGGATATTCTATTAATGTCTATAATAGAGTTAGGAGTAACCCATATAGATGATGTACCATTAGGAATAAAAATTTCATTTGTTTTGCCAGAGGGTGTTATTATTGATGCTGATACTCCATAAGGAGAATGAAACGTTATCAAATATTGAGTTAATGTATATATTAACACAGTTACTGACCCATTTACTGTAAATTTAGAACCATTATATGGTATAGATAGCATAAGATAATTTATATGCATTGAAGGAATTACACTAATTGATGTAATTACGCTTCTCACAGTAGAATTATAATACTGCGTAATATTCTCAATCTGAATAGAAGTACCTTCATCATACCAACCACTAGAAAAAGTAGTATTAACACCATTAACCAAAGCAAAAACAGTATAGTTAGTATTTTCCAGACCAGGAAATATACTAGATACAGGTTGATTAATAGCTGTGCTATATATATTATATTCAATGTCTATATTAGAAAATATACTTTTAAAAATTACAACAGAAATATAATATTGAATTACACTATTTATCTTGATAGTTTCCGAGGAATTTACTATAAAAGATGAAGATGGCGATATTGATGTAATTACGCTTCTCACAGTAGAATTATAATACTGCGTAATATTCTCAATCTGAATAGAAGTACCTTCATCATACCAACCACTAGAAAAAGTAGTATTAACACTATTAACCAAAGCAAAAACAGGTATACTTGACGAAACTGAAATATAGTATTGCTTCTCGTAGTATACGGTTATTTTTGTCGGCGATTTTATTATTCCAGTATTTTCTGAAGTTATCCATCTTTCTTCAGAATTGGAAGTTGAAATTATACTAGGAAATGAGTAAGAGGAATTATAATCTACCCATACTGTGGCAGGAGTTCTAGCGAAAGCTAAACTTCCAAAGTAATAGTAAGTAACTAGTGGTGGAGAAAATCCTGTACCTTGTGCAGTATAATTAAATGTAACTAAATCTTGTTCATAATATATAATTGGAATATTTTCTGATGTAGTAATATTTCCAAAAGTGATATTATTAGTATCCCATCTTACATTACCAAGACATATAATGTTTTGAATATAATATTCTGTATTATAAGGTACTTTAAGTGTAAGATTCTGACTAAACGTTAAAATAATACCTGTGCCATTAGGAAATTCTAAAACTATTTTTGGAGTTTCTGGTAAATTCTGCCCTATCACTTTATAGGAAAATGAAACATTCAGAAATTTACTGTACATATAATTTTTTTCACTGGGTTTATTAAGTATAGAATCATGATCTCTATAAGCAGATTCAACTGAGTTTCTAATATGCCAAGCTATATTAGCTTTATTCCTAGAAATACTATGTGTTACAAAGTGGAATGAATTTTTGTCATGTATATGTTCATTGACTTGAGAATTTAAGACAGAACTTAAGAGTGCTATAGTAATTACAATAGTTACCAAGACTAATATAGTAAAATGTCTACCCATGTATAGTATTAACGAGAAAGATAATAATAAGAATTGTCCACATATATGCTATTGGTTAAAATTTAGTATTTTAAAAAGTCTTTAATACTCATTAGCGGTTCCGAAAAAATCTGAACAATAAAGATTAAGATCATATTGAGTAACTGAAAACTTATGAACAGCTATGACTTAATTATTATAAACATGAAATTTTGACTATATTAATTGTTTTATCTCTTCTACATCGTTTATAAGATATGCCTCAGCTTTAAAGTTTCCTTGTTCTATTCCAGGAACATATTCTATAGAATTTCTTGTTTTTATTTCTACATTTTTCAGTTTGAATAGTTCTTTAGGATTTTCAATATCTTCTTTCCAAACATGAACATGAAATCCTCTCCTAGTGGTAATAACGAGCCTTGGTTTAATATTCTTCAATGAATCTATAATACTAGGGTTCTTTTCATCAATATCAATCATGAATATTTTAAAATCTACGTTTCTAGCTAGCTCAGACTCGTAAAATTTCTCAATATCTGGACTTGTTTTACATTGTTCTATATATCTGGCTACTGCTTTTTGTGAAGCCTTTGCATAATTTATTGGATTTAGAACATGCATTATTTTAATCCAATATTTTTCAACTTTGATCCCTCTTACTTTAAAAATTTCTGGATGTTCTCTTAAACTAATTAAAATATTAATTGCTTTCAACGGCTCTGATTTTTCCTTGACTTTAAAAAGTATTTTATCTATTGAAAATCCTAATTTTTTCTTTGCTTCTCTATCTCTTGAAATTAAGTAGAACATATATAATTCATTTTCACCTAATTTAGGGAGATAATTTAAAAAATATTCTTCCAAGGAAATCCTTCTCATAGGAAAAAATAAAAATCAAAGATATAAAAGTGAATTATATGAAATTTTATTTCTTATCAAATCCTAGTACATCTGCATAGTTTCCTAGATCTAGTAATCCGTGTCCAGAAAAGCTAATTAGTACAGTCTTCTTTTCGCCAGATTTCTTGGCTTCCTCATTCAATTCTCCTAAAATCGCTAAAGCGTGGCTAGTTTCTGGAGCTGGAACCCAACCTTCAACCTCAGAGAATAATTTTGCCCATTTAAACGCTTCTTCTTGATGATAATCCCTTGCCTCTACTATTCCTTTATTCATAAGTAAAGATAATGTAGGAGCTACTGCATGGTATCTAAGTCCTCCTGCATAAACGGGTGGAGGAATAAAATCTGATCCTATAGTATACATCTTCAATAAAGGAAGGACTTTGCCAGTATCTGGATAATCGTATCTATAAACTCCTTGAGTCATTTTAGGTACCTCAATAGCTCCGGAAGCAATGTATTTTCTCCTAACTTTTCCTTTCCTTAATTCTTCTCCTAAAAATGGATAAGCCAAGGCAGCATAATTTGATCCGCCACCTACTACCCCTATAATATAATCCGGATCTTCTCCTATCATT
This genomic window from Acidianus manzaensis contains:
- a CDS encoding MFS transporter, with the protein product MSKDFSPFDNSPIKGIHYRWTILAAMGDYLDAGSIVAGGASLTFWITYFHLASLVQGLIAALGPNAFGAFIGALIAGPLGDRFGRKAIYTYDLIILLIGAIIVTASTNIFMLIPGYILIGLAVGIDVPTSWSLIAEYAPKVGRGKLMSFTNIFWYIGPIVILILGIATSPLGVNSFRVLFGSLALVAAVTWILRRGMIESPRWSAVKGKETEVKKAMEKLGVSPTSIDKDSQSSNSQPIPSSSMNTSNVNTANVTSSKISISRLLKGFAFIIPIYILWGVPAGTFGFFLPFFVEDLGSKSVVLGDVVDIGWFATAIIGILAITMPFSDKISRRILYAISALVCAVSFAIPITLPFKILAVAAANVILFGFGQGIGLWPITRMWSVELFPTEIRNTAQGITWASMRFAIGVWSLFVPTILSIIGYSAIAAIFTAFFIAAAIIGGLYGPKSQGKSLETVLKEFYGET
- a CDS encoding NAD(P)-dependent oxidoreductase, with translation MEKLITEGDLSILKNKDIAVIGYGNQGSAQATIMKDNGLNVIVGNIRDEYAKKAEKDGFKVYDIPEAFERADLVLMLIPDEVAPEVYKSVESIVNKKEGLILDFASGYNVAFGFISPPKTSDVIMVAPRMIGEGELLLHKQGKGYPVFLGVKNDYSGKAWEYAKALAVGIGAIGKPGGIAVKSSFEEEALLDLLSEHTWAPILVASIKAYFDIVTEKYGASPEAAILELYASGELAEIARAMADVGIFKQMKFHSTTSQYGQFSRAEKYYDILRRITEDEAEKIWNGEFAKEWSLEQIAGKPVLNRLWNIYTESKLSKSEESLYKILGRDKNE
- a CDS encoding AAA family ATPase; the protein is MLFDERPKTKREDLFDRENELNGLLTNIYRPLIVLSGVRRIGKTSLLLVALNESKLPFILIDARKLKDNYGWKDIYELFSQALSSSLDKIADIIRNIRGVSILGTSVELSWKGKNYVSLADLFDHLNQKRIIIAIDEAQRLRGPLSREVKEAIAHAYDYDRNLTFILTGSEVGLLYDLIGIENDKSPLYGRYFYEIKLDRFSKEKGIEFLKKGFEENKKEANESTIEEIINFFDGIPGWLTLAGNYIISGKSIEEVKEISIRIAVNEISNLIESKRNVSEIVAKRYKNTLKCISEGNNSWTKLYDCLSKRENSTLSSSTLSNILQQLENMSIIYNYDFLDPVYKEAVKRL
- the msrA gene encoding peptide-methionine (S)-S-oxide reductase MsrA, with product MELATLGGGCFWCTEAVYSRVKGVISVKPGYSGGHVPNPTYEDVCTDKTGHAEVVQITFDPSIISYKEILEIFFAIHDPTTLNRQGNDVGTQYRSIILYHNEEQRKIAEEMIKEVEKELGKKVVTELKPFEAFYEAEDYHHNFYDKHRNYPYCKLVIDPKIKKFLKYFPNKVKITENAQS
- a CDS encoding cbb3-type cytochrome c oxidase subunit I, which gives rise to MPKIRVSTLYFLLALVWLGITGIGAMNIRTYLTNEGSIKFDEIYYFFLTLHGDSGMIAFIQFSTLAIILFFLERSQTKLSFHLLLFSSVFTNLGLIMYFLGGPIIGWYMLYPLSTQSFNFIGIYGKYFWISYLGILIESLSVEIAGIYLLLKMENNLKNIAYIFPLISLILIVFSVPFLSSVSILYILHVLIKLKFSAILLTSLFWEYASPSTYYLTIGILGVLTYIMKPFSLKWINWSKYPVSILPFAIFANHLQTWPISIYLREFSDFCSIILSGFLGIIFLNLVIPLFYERMFSFTKVLGIVCLIGFLASSFSFVLPFNTIDPFLHNTYYVVGSFHSIVWDFLIPGFTLAFYLLVIGENGDNKKIDKLVLSGIIGWELSSTALAILMMYDGYSGLIRREVLFPQLFLPSMVTMSFLAFVAITSLGVSYSAILSKMILSIRPKSEAIEKYILKVKNRI